TGAGACGGACGTTGACTTGGCAGCGGCTTCCGAAGCGGTGTTGATTGGTTTTAATACAACCTTGGCTCCGGGTGCACGTCAGTCGGCCGATCGTTTAGGTGTGGATGTGCGTGAGTACAACATCATCTATGCGTTGCTGGATGATATTCAGGCGGCGATGGAAGGTCTGCTCGAGCCGGAACTTGTGGAAGAATCCCTGGGTTCGATCGAAGTTCGTGCGGTCTTCAGTGTTGGCAAAGGTGCTGTTGCTGGTTGTTATATCCAGAATGGTAAGGCGATTCGGAACTGTAAGGTGCGAGTGCGCCGGAAGGACGAAGTGGTCTTCGAAGGTGGTCTGGACTCACTCAAGCGGATGCGTGAGGATGTCCGTGAGGTCAACTCTGGCTACGAATGTGGTGTCGGTATCGACAACTTCAATGCGTGGCAAGAAGGCGACATCATTGAAACCTATCGCATGGTGACGAAGCGTCGGACGCTAAGTATGTCGAAGTAGAGTGGATGGCCAAAAGTCAAAATAAGCCATATCACGTTATTCGATAATCCATAGAAACCGGGGGGCGAGCATATCTCGCCCCCCGGTTTTTGATGATAGTGGGATTCTGTGATGGCTCGCGATGGGTGGATTTGTAATCTTTGGTAGACCATTGTTTCAAGTTCTTGGGACTGCGCTTGGAAGAATTCAGCCGAATTTGCGCTTGGGGCGGGATCGTAAACTTAAACAGCTTTTGGTGGGATATACGGGGCGGGTTTTGTCCGCTATGTGGCTGGGGCAAGGATTGTGGGGAGCGCCCTATAGTCAGTATCTTGGCGACCAGCGCGTGGCGCGAATACATCAAGCCTTAGCGGATTTGCCAGCCGATACATTGGGGCGATCGCTATTTGATTACCATCGCGATCGTAATTCTCCATGGCCCGGAGAAAAGAAAGGTTTTAGCGAAGCCTTGGTGAGCCATGATCGCGTCCACTTCCTCAGTGGTATCGGCACTGACATGGAATGTGAATCACTGTTGCTGGATTGATTTGAAGCCGGTATGAGCCGCAGTGAGTTTGGGGTTGATCGGCTGGACCCGGATTGGGACTTGAGCGCGATTTTCAATTGTTCCATTACTGAATTGTGTCAACGATACAATATCCCTGAACCGGATCAGGAAGCTTGTGGGCCTGCCGTTGCGTGATTGTTCGATGGCAATTAGCGATAGCTGGCGATATCAATTTTTGGTTTGTTTAGTTTGACGTATCGAGTTGAAAATTCTCGTTGCTTAAAGTTGATTGGCTAAAATGATCCCTCGTTGAAGGACTGTGATATTCGAACTGACGATCGCGGATTTGGAGGCAACTATATAAACGGTATCTTTTATGACAACCGACTTTTTAGAGTGTTTTACAATAACATCAACATCCACTGCGATGCCTCAGACCGTACCCAAAATCCCAAATCGGAGGACTAAATTAATGTCTAACGTCAAGCAGGTTTCGGAATTACGTAATGCCCAAGAAATTGCCGCGGCGGTGAATGCGTTCAAAGCATTTGATGGTTGGCATGACGAGCTGAGTGTGGCGTGGGAGTCAATTCGGGAGGCGGCGCTGCAGCAATTTGCTTGCGAACAGTACAATGACCCAATTGCGGGTTCAGATAGTTATTAGATGGTCGCTGTCAATGTCTGATGAGTGTGACAGCTTAAATCCGTAATAATACTGAGTCTGACGTCTTTAAAATCTCCTTGCTGACTTGATTTCTCCTGTTTATCCTGATTAATCTTGTTCACTAAAATCAAATGCTGGTTGAGGCTCATTCCGATGGGCCTCTTTTTATGGTTTTTTGCGCTGTCCGGGCTGACGTCGATCGTGCGCCGATATGTTTAATGGCGGATGCCAGGTGAGAATCGCTTCTATGCTTAACTGGAAAACGTGTTGTTTTTCAATCGAGTGAGTTATGTCTGCAACCCGTGAGATGTATCCTGTCCAATGGCAAACCGATCGAGTCATTTTGATTGACCAAACGAAAATTCCGGGGGAGTTTGGCACGGTTGAAATTCTGACGAGTCAGGATATGGCGATCGCGATTAAAACCATGATTGTGCGGGGAGCGCCGGCGATTGGCGTGGCAGCAGCGTTTGGATTATGTTTGGGAGCGCAGGAAATCCAGACCGTCGATCGGCAAGAATTTTTGGTGCAACTTGAAGCCATTGCGGTGACATTGCGGGCGACACGACCCACCGCAGTGAATCTGTTTTGGGCGATTGATCGAATGATGCAAGCGGCGCAGTCAGCGCCGGGTGATGTTGCCAATCTGCGGACGATATTGCAACAAACGGCTCAGCAAATTAGCGACGATGATCTTGCTACGTGTAAAGCCATCGGTGATCATGGTGTGACCGTTTTGCCGTCAAGTCCGCAGAAGTTGCGTTTATTGACGCACTGTAATGCGGGTGGACTCGCCACGGCTGGTTATGGAACGGCGTTGGGTGTTGTGCGATCGGCATGGCGGGATGGGCGTTTAGAGCGGGTGTATGCCGATGAGACCCGGCCACGTTTGCAGGGGGCCAAACTAACCGCTTGGGAATGTGTGCAGGAGCAGATTCCGGTGACGGTGATCGCGGATAGTATGGCGGCTCACTGTATGCAGCAAGGCATGATTGATGCCGTGGTGGTGGGGGCCGATCGCATTGCGGCGAACGGCGATGCGGCGAATAAGATTGGCACCTATAGTGTGGCGCTGGTTGCCAAGGCGCATAATATTCCGTTTTTTGTGGCCGCACCGCTATCAACGATTGACTTCAAGATTAAGTCAGGTCGCGAAATCCCGATCGAAGAACGTGATCCCGCCGAAATCTTTAACATTGGCCATGTCCGGATCTGTCCAGAGGGGGCGGAGTTCTATAATCCTGCTTTTGATGTGACCCCAGCCTCCCTAATCGCGGGGATTATCACCGAATTTGGCGTATTTCCGCCCGATCAAATTGAAGCAGAATTAGCCCATCGAGCCGAGGGCGGCAAGCGATAAAATTTTAAGTCTGATATTGCTGGATTCAAGCGATTCTTTGGCACTACATCCTGGTTTAGACATCCTGGTTTAGCGCTCCGTTTGATTGAGCAACTGTTGGACTTGAGCGGCGGTGGGTTGGGCGTTAATTGCTCCGAGTTGGGTCGTGGTTAGTGAACCGACGGCACAGGCATAGGTGACGATCGTGTTGGCGGCTTGTGCGGTGATTGATGATACGGATTCGGTGCGGCAGAGTTGATGAAGTAGCCCGGCGACAAATCCATCGCCAGCGCCGGTGGTGTCTTGGACGATAACTGCGAGGGCGGGTGCCTTGCCGTGATGCCCACGCAGCCAATAATCACAACCATCGGGGCCTAAGGTAATAAATACACCTTGAAGCTGAGGGAACTGCTGGATGATTTGGTGCGGATTGTGGTGTCCCAATAACCACTTGCTTTCTTCGATCGAGAGCTTCAGCCAATCCACTTGTTGAATCAGTTTGGCAATGGTTGACTTGGCTTGCGCTGGTTGGGGCCAAAAGACGGGCCGCCAGTTAACGTCTAAAAAGACTTGATTGCCTGATTGGTGGGCGATTTTGATGGCTTGTAAATTGGCATCATGGCTTTTTGGGGTCGCCATGGCTAAACTGCCCAGGACCAAAAACTTGGCGGTTTTGAAGCGTGATTGGGGCAGATGTGCTGCTTCGAGTTGTGTGTCGGCAAAATCGGTTGTTGCCCGCTGATCACCAAAGGCCGCAAATGTGCGCTCACCGCTGGTCGATCGCAGAACCAGTACCGTCCGTGTCGGATGCGTCGCAATGCGTTGAATGCCAGTCGGATTTACCCCTTCGGCGCTTAACTGTGTGACTAAGGCTTGACCGATGGGATCGTTGCCGATCGCCCCAATAAAGCCGCTCTCGGTGCCGAGTTTGCTGAGCGCACAGGCAACGTTGGCCGGTGCCCCGCCGACATAATTCGTCCAACTGCTGACGTGTTGAATGGAGGATGCAACATGATCCGCAATGCGATCGTATAAAATTTCGCCGAGACATAAAACTTGAGGATGTGGCACGGATGTTTCCCTCCACTGGCTCAACGGCTATGTTTGCTGATATTTGCGCCACTTTACGACGCGTTTAAGCGGGCTGTTCAGGCGGCGGTGTGGCCAGGCCGAGGCGATCGAATTCGAGATCGGTGAAATAATCGACCGCCCAATTTGCGACCCGCTGCATCATATGGAATGGATAGCTGTGGGCGATTCCGACGACGGGAATGTTGGCACGTTTAGAAGCGGCGATCCCAGCAAACGTATCTTCGATTGCTAGACAACTTTCGGCCCGGATATCCGCATCGGGAAATTTTGTTTGCAACCGCTGGACCGCTAGTAAGTAGCCATCGGGTTCCGGTTTGCTGGTGGTGATGTCGTCACCGGCGACGATAACGTCGAATACATTGAGCAGATTAATGCGGCTCAGCACGGCTTCAATTTCGCTATGGAGGGCCCCGCTGACAACGGCTAATTTGACTGGCGTGCGGCGGAGCTTAAAAATGAAGTCTTCTAAATCAGGGTAAATTGGCAGCCGATCCATCTGACTCAACATCTGTTCGTAGGCTCGGGCTTTCCGCTGAATTAATTTGTCGAGTTCGGCTTCCGTGAGTGTGCGCCCCTTTTGCGCCAGCAAATCGCGAATACAGGCCCGATCGCTGCGACCGATACAGTAGGTCTGGAAGTCGGTTGGTCCCATGCGAAGGTTTTCTTCTAGTAAGAGCTGTTCTAGAAGCTGCTCATGGAGCGATTCATCATTGATAATCACGCCATTGAAATCGAATAGAACAGCCTTGAGACTCATATGTTTAATTTCTTAAAAGGGAAATTTGGATGCGACTTAAACCGCCCAAATTTAGTCGGGTTAGCTTTCTAGCCTATCAGACGATCGGGCCGGACTCA
This is a stretch of genomic DNA from Romeriopsis navalis LEGE 11480. It encodes these proteins:
- the mtnA gene encoding S-methyl-5-thioribose-1-phosphate isomerase, which produces MSATREMYPVQWQTDRVILIDQTKIPGEFGTVEILTSQDMAIAIKTMIVRGAPAIGVAAAFGLCLGAQEIQTVDRQEFLVQLEAIAVTLRATRPTAVNLFWAIDRMMQAAQSAPGDVANLRTILQQTAQQISDDDLATCKAIGDHGVTVLPSSPQKLRLLTHCNAGGLATAGYGTALGVVRSAWRDGRLERVYADETRPRLQGAKLTAWECVQEQIPVTVIADSMAAHCMQQGMIDAVVVGADRIAANGDAANKIGTYSVALVAKAHNIPFFVAAPLSTIDFKIKSGREIPIEERDPAEIFNIGHVRICPEGAEFYNPAFDVTPASLIAGIITEFGVFPPDQIEAELAHRAEGGKR
- a CDS encoding carbohydrate kinase family protein, whose amino-acid sequence is MPHPQVLCLGEILYDRIADHVASSIQHVSSWTNYVGGAPANVACALSKLGTESGFIGAIGNDPIGQALVTQLSAEGVNPTGIQRIATHPTRTVLVLRSTSGERTFAAFGDQRATTDFADTQLEAAHLPQSRFKTAKFLVLGSLAMATPKSHDANLQAIKIAHQSGNQVFLDVNWRPVFWPQPAQAKSTIAKLIQQVDWLKLSIEESKWLLGHHNPHQIIQQFPQLQGVFITLGPDGCDYWLRGHHGKAPALAVIVQDTTGAGDGFVAGLLHQLCRTESVSSITAQAANTIVTYACAVGSLTTTQLGAINAQPTAAQVQQLLNQTER
- a CDS encoding HAD family hydrolase codes for the protein MSLKAVLFDFNGVIINDESLHEQLLEQLLLEENLRMGPTDFQTYCIGRSDRACIRDLLAQKGRTLTEAELDKLIQRKARAYEQMLSQMDRLPIYPDLEDFIFKLRRTPVKLAVVSGALHSEIEAVLSRINLLNVFDVIVAGDDITTSKPEPDGYLLAVQRLQTKFPDADIRAESCLAIEDTFAGIAASKRANIPVVGIAHSYPFHMMQRVANWAVDYFTDLEFDRLGLATPPPEQPA